A region of Sporosarcina sp. FSL W7-1349 DNA encodes the following proteins:
- a CDS encoding glucose 1-dehydrogenase, translating into MGKLTDRVAIVTGGARGMGETHVRRFIAEGAKVVFTDINEAGGQALEKELGGNAKFVKQDVTSAADWKTVVEEAEKAFGPVHILVNNAGISIGTPFLELTEDDYRKIVDINQVSVFLGMKAVVPSMQKAGSGSIVNISSINGLVGGAVGYTDTKFAVRGMTKAAALQLAHLNIRVNSVHPGVIETPMVMEGDSVEMIKEFANSIPLGRMAQPEEVSKLVLYLASDESSYSTGSEFIVDGGLTAM; encoded by the coding sequence ATGGGTAAATTGACAGATAGAGTTGCAATTGTAACTGGCGGGGCGCGTGGAATGGGCGAAACGCATGTCCGAAGATTTATAGCTGAAGGCGCGAAAGTTGTATTTACAGATATCAATGAAGCGGGCGGACAGGCCCTTGAAAAGGAACTGGGCGGCAATGCAAAGTTCGTGAAGCAAGATGTAACGAGTGCGGCAGATTGGAAAACGGTAGTGGAAGAGGCGGAGAAAGCGTTTGGTCCCGTACACATTCTAGTAAACAATGCCGGAATCAGTATCGGTACGCCTTTCTTGGAGCTTACAGAAGATGATTACCGTAAAATTGTTGACATCAACCAAGTTTCCGTATTCCTTGGCATGAAAGCAGTCGTCCCTTCCATGCAAAAAGCTGGGTCCGGCTCAATTGTGAACATCTCTTCGATCAACGGATTGGTCGGCGGCGCTGTCGGCTACACCGATACGAAATTTGCGGTACGCGGCATGACGAAAGCAGCTGCCCTTCAACTCGCGCATCTTAACATCCGTGTCAACTCCGTTCACCCAGGTGTCATCGAAACACCAATGGTAATGGAAGGCGATTCTGTCGAGATGATCAAAGAATTTGCGAATTCCATCCCACTCGGCAGAATGGCCCAACCCGAAGAAGTCTCGAAACTCGTACTTTACCTAGCTTCCGATGAATCCAGCTACTCAACAGGCTCTGAATTCATCGTTGATGGCGGCTTGACGGCGATGTAA
- a CDS encoding DnaA N-terminal domain-containing protein: MKKIENEIELFEHFRSMGIRNRTSEIEIPGAGKFRIFFQDAEDVGRDINVDSDEIMINDDEQFTLWDDVLLKLKQTISHPSFETWFKNTSAILLDDHHIGVVCSNSFQVDWLQTNYRQTLIDILEEVTGKQIELEIVVGNSQ; this comes from the coding sequence TTGAAGAAAATTGAAAACGAAATCGAGTTATTTGAACACTTTAGAAGCATGGGAATAAGAAATAGGACTTCTGAAATTGAGATACCTGGAGCCGGAAAGTTTCGGATATTTTTTCAAGATGCTGAGGATGTTGGCCGGGACATTAATGTAGATTCGGATGAAATCATGATAAATGATGACGAGCAATTTACACTCTGGGACGATGTATTATTGAAATTGAAGCAAACAATCAGTCATCCAAGTTTCGAGACGTGGTTCAAAAATACATCCGCCATCCTGCTTGATGATCATCATATCGGTGTAGTGTGCAGCAATAGTTTTCAGGTAGATTGGTTGCAAACAAACTATAGGCAGACTCTTATCGACATACTTGAAGAAGTGACGGGGAAACAAATTGAGCTGGAGATTGTTGTAGGAAACTCCCAATAA
- a CDS encoding SRPBCC family protein, with product MALASHSVIIPTSVEHVWNYVSHIENWATLVPAYKEHEQVNEHLSVWTFEGNFKGLKKTVKMELDITEFQEPSTIRFELKGLTDNFTGSGTFTAEETAGETTMTGTLEVNAGGLTGAVLTPVIKMVLPKVTTRLTEKIARQVKQAEVPVLK from the coding sequence ATGGCACTCGCATCGCATTCAGTAATCATCCCCACCTCTGTAGAACATGTATGGAATTATGTCAGCCACATCGAAAACTGGGCGACCCTGGTTCCGGCCTACAAGGAACATGAGCAAGTGAATGAACATCTGTCCGTTTGGACGTTCGAAGGGAATTTCAAAGGGCTGAAAAAGACCGTGAAGATGGAGTTGGACATCACCGAATTCCAAGAGCCTTCGACGATTCGCTTCGAGTTGAAAGGGCTCACGGATAACTTTACGGGAAGTGGAACATTCACTGCCGAGGAAACGGCGGGAGAGACAACGATGACCGGAACGCTTGAAGTGAACGCTGGCGGCTTGACAGGAGCTGTATTGACGCCTGTCATTAAAATGGTGCTGCCCAAAGTGACGACGCGTTTAACAGAGAAGATTGCACGCCAAGTGAAGCAGGCAGAAGTGCCGGTTTTGAAATAA
- a CDS encoding GMC family oxidoreductase: MPGDDGGLNIFFYLTEPKSKGSVRIQNDDPLKMVLADEGFLNDPADMEAIKHIYKVYIKNIAAELSKMDSTYQLISPSLDTINNEKKLEQFIRDNITPTHHVQGTNRMAPDQSSGVVDSVGQVYGVKDLMVADDSIAPYVSDGNTSAPAYFIGTNIADQLLMWEEMNDKEFGVGKW, encoded by the coding sequence ATGCCGGGCGACGATGGAGGTTTAAATATTTTCTTTTATCTAACAGAGCCGAAAAGCAAGGGCTCCGTCAGAATCCAAAATGATGATCCTTTAAAAATGGTACTTGCGGATGAAGGATTCCTGAACGATCCCGCCGATATGGAGGCAATTAAGCACATTTATAAAGTTTATATTAAAAATATTGCTGCTGAACTATCAAAAATGGATTCAACGTATCAACTCATTTCACCTTCACTGGATACGATTAATAATGAAAAGAAACTGGAACAGTTTATTAGAGACAATATTACTCCCACCCACCACGTACAAGGTACAAACAGAATGGCGCCAGACCAGAGCAGCGGCGTAGTAGATTCGGTAGGTCAGGTGTATGGTGTGAAAGATTTGATGGTAGCGGACGATTCAATTGCCCCGTATGTCTCCGACGGGAATACTTCTGCTCCTGCATACTTCATCGGTACGAATATCGCGGACCAATTGTTAATGTGGGAGGAAATGAACGATAAAGAGTTTGGGGTAGGCAAATGGTAG
- a CDS encoding serine/threonine-protein kinase, whose amino-acid sequence MNYIIDNKYILIEEIAKGKDSIIYDAKHRKTKEFLSIKILQFNIDDGEHEYLSEIYKRDAEALSRLNHPNIIKYINSGIDENKFYIVMENFLSDNLENYQKESTLKIEEKVDIIEQILNGMIEAHNKNIIHRDIKPSNILVSDEGRVKIIDFGISKILDLYSFNTGYTLKDRMTKEYASPEQILGKELNFQTDIYSVGLVLLKLLTNQTPTVDKEEIYLSIDNLFLDNELKIILKKALAIDVNLRYKTCYNFLEDLQTYKEKFSILDGVLNVFAPKYLSKKLYEKGIIFNNNEREFLSFLNSALVAPTIYKSKNSYYLIGEEVKLVLKPNHYDGYFEIKEIDSLIDYSTNEYERNKGIEINTGINVSTKKLVSQNLNNFNVLIKAIDKKYEQHKSKEISAEESNKLIEEWENVLDILNNFNYKRQNIGNYEDFEIDNNKNQIKIKLGLNTDIGLIEENDFINLQMRNKGKITVGKFKYVKDNILFTSIVPHLEFEKISPIGNLSIDMTQALAMNKRLRNALRALRNGQTANRELFNYLIDPSTLTINNSITDLEFVNKSIDSENKIAVKRALATNDIFLIQGPPGTGKSTVITEIINQIFLEKDNAKVLVTSPSHVAVDHLLKNIIKTQENRKIIRIGNSEKIAVESENLLVNEQLRKWVHEVKESSLKNTRNKFHFNAELNTDERKALKNFSTNSKDAFAEENVNPKLMGTLEVIKSWHSRLELMDEFDDIFAQEASIVASTCVGIASRHTLRSIVYDWVIIDEAARATAPEMILPMLLGYKIILVGDHHQLPPIINLIQEKELGINVKKLERSLFEDIFNKSSEEARYTLSSQFRMHPVISSMIKNVFYPTHKIETKIEKEERMHGLDEKEIIIWKDTNNLKGRKEEKFGESFRNIEEAKIINRELERINKEYKNKGIERSVGVISGYNAQKQLLNSTISPKDPKWSNLEIQIDNIDAFQGSETDIVFYSLVRSNLDYKIGFLSDQRRLNVALSRAKMKLYIVGDSRAVVKAYNNKGDYFRKVIHYINQHPETCLFQEVY is encoded by the coding sequence ATGAACTATATTATTGATAATAAATATATTTTAATCGAGGAAATTGCTAAAGGAAAAGATAGTATTATATATGATGCGAAGCATAGAAAGACAAAGGAATTTTTAAGTATTAAAATATTGCAATTTAATATAGATGATGGAGAACATGAATACCTTTCAGAAATATACAAAAGAGATGCAGAAGCATTATCTAGATTAAATCATCCAAACATCATTAAATATATAAATTCAGGAATAGACGAAAATAAATTTTATATAGTAATGGAAAATTTTTTGAGTGATAATTTGGAGAATTATCAAAAAGAAAGTACTTTAAAAATTGAAGAAAAGGTAGATATTATAGAACAAATATTAAATGGCATGATTGAAGCACATAATAAAAACATTATACATAGAGATATCAAACCATCAAATATCCTAGTTTCAGATGAGGGAAGAGTTAAGATAATCGACTTTGGTATAAGTAAGATTTTAGATCTCTATAGTTTTAATACAGGTTATACATTAAAAGACCGTATGACTAAAGAATATGCTTCGCCAGAACAAATATTAGGTAAGGAATTAAATTTTCAAACAGACATTTATTCAGTAGGTTTAGTCTTATTGAAGTTGTTAACAAACCAAACTCCTACAGTTGATAAAGAAGAGATTTATCTTAGTATCGACAACTTATTTCTAGATAACGAATTAAAAATTATATTAAAAAAAGCATTAGCTATTGATGTAAATTTGAGATATAAAACCTGCTATAACTTTTTAGAAGATTTGCAGACTTATAAAGAAAAGTTTTCTATTCTAGATGGTGTATTAAATGTTTTTGCACCTAAATACTTATCAAAGAAATTATATGAAAAGGGAATAATTTTTAACAACAATGAAAGAGAATTTTTAAGTTTTTTAAACTCTGCACTAGTAGCTCCAACAATTTATAAATCGAAAAATAGTTATTATTTGATTGGTGAAGAAGTCAAACTCGTCTTGAAACCTAATCATTATGATGGATATTTTGAGATTAAAGAAATTGATTCATTAATAGATTATTCTACGAATGAATACGAGCGTAACAAAGGCATAGAGATTAATACAGGAATAAATGTTTCTACTAAGAAACTGGTATCTCAAAATCTTAACAATTTCAATGTTTTAATAAAGGCTATAGATAAAAAATATGAGCAACATAAGTCTAAAGAAATATCGGCAGAGGAATCAAACAAATTAATTGAAGAATGGGAAAATGTCCTAGACATCCTAAATAATTTTAATTATAAAAGGCAAAATATAGGTAACTATGAAGATTTTGAAATTGATAATAATAAAAATCAAATAAAGATAAAATTAGGGTTAAATACTGATATTGGATTAATAGAAGAAAATGATTTTATAAATTTGCAAATGAGGAATAAAGGGAAAATTACTGTAGGGAAATTTAAATATGTTAAAGATAATATTTTATTTACATCAATTGTCCCACATTTAGAATTTGAAAAAATCAGTCCAATTGGAAACCTTTCAATTGATATGACACAAGCATTAGCTATGAATAAAAGATTAAGGAATGCACTTAGAGCTTTAAGGAATGGTCAAACTGCAAATAGAGAACTATTTAATTATTTAATAGACCCTTCAACCTTAACAATTAATAATTCAATTACAGATTTAGAGTTTGTAAATAAGAGTATTGATTCAGAAAACAAAATAGCGGTTAAAAGAGCATTAGCTACCAATGATATATTTCTAATTCAAGGGCCTCCTGGCACAGGGAAATCAACCGTCATTACAGAGATTATTAATCAAATATTTTTAGAAAAAGATAACGCTAAAGTATTAGTTACCTCGCCTTCTCATGTGGCGGTAGATCATCTATTAAAAAATATAATTAAGACTCAAGAGAATAGAAAAATAATAAGAATTGGTAATAGTGAAAAAATAGCTGTTGAATCAGAAAATTTACTAGTTAATGAGCAATTAAGAAAATGGGTTCATGAGGTTAAAGAATCGTCTTTAAAAAATACGAGGAACAAATTTCATTTTAATGCAGAACTTAATACTGATGAAAGAAAAGCGTTAAAAAACTTCAGTACTAATAGTAAAGATGCTTTTGCTGAAGAGAATGTTAATCCTAAACTTATGGGAACATTAGAAGTTATTAAGTCATGGCATTCAAGGTTAGAATTAATGGATGAATTTGATGATATATTTGCTCAAGAAGCATCTATTGTAGCTTCGACATGTGTGGGGATAGCGTCTAGACACACTTTAAGAAGCATTGTTTATGATTGGGTTATAATCGATGAAGCTGCACGTGCGACTGCACCTGAAATGATTTTACCAATGTTGTTAGGATATAAAATAATACTGGTAGGAGATCATCATCAGTTACCACCAATAATAAACTTAATTCAAGAAAAAGAACTAGGTATAAATGTTAAAAAACTTGAGAGGAGTCTTTTTGAAGACATCTTTAACAAGTCTTCTGAAGAGGCTAGATATACTTTAAGTTCCCAATTCCGAATGCATCCTGTAATTTCGTCAATGATTAAAAATGTATTTTATCCTACTCATAAAATTGAAACTAAAATCGAAAAAGAAGAAAGAATGCATGGATTAGATGAAAAAGAAATTATTATTTGGAAAGATACTAATAATCTTAAGGGACGTAAAGAGGAAAAATTTGGAGAATCTTTTAGAAATATTGAAGAAGCTAAAATTATCAATAGAGAATTAGAGAGAATTAATAAAGAATATAAAAATAAGGGGATAGAGAGATCTGTTGGTGTGATTTCTGGATATAATGCTCAAAAGCAATTGTTAAACTCAACAATATCGCCTAAAGACCCTAAATGGAGTAATCTTGAAATCCAAATTGATAATATTGATGCTTTCCAAGGATCGGAAACAGACATCGTATTTTATAGTTTGGTTAGATCAAATTTGGACTATAAAATAGGTTTCTTGAGTGACCAAAGAAGATTAAATGTCGCATTATCTCGAGCCAAGATGAAATTATATATTGTTGGTGACAGTAGGGCCGTTGTTAAAGCATATAATAATAAAGGTGATTATTTTAGAAAAGTAATTCACTATATTAATCAACATCCAGAGACCTGCTTGTTTCAGGAGGTGTATTAA
- a CDS encoding LTA synthase family protein, whose translation MRKQRSVKDFLLHNFLGIYAVAVLMLWMKTYIAQTTQFELGVEGPLQQFLLLLNPLGSALLFLGISFLFKGTRKYTALVMIYTLMSILLYANIVYYRFFSDFITIPTLMQTQNFGDLGGSVLSLLKPYDILFFVDVFIMMYLRFSRKVQKETKRIGSKKAAAIIAVALVISIINLGLAESSRPQLLTRGFDRNYIVKYLGMYNYTIYDSVETAAASSRRALADSSDVTEVINYTESAYAKPNPTYFGAAKGMNVIYLHLESFQNFLINYKLNGEEVTPFLNSLTKDENTAYFDNFFHQTGQGKTSDAEFMLENSIFGMPQGSAFITKAQNTYQAAPSILKDRGYTSAVFHGNNGSFWNRNTIYKAFGYDHFFDASYYDTSAPIDMAEYGLLDKPFYEQSESLLGSLPQPFYAKFITVGNHYPYAMDQSLVTIDKAQTGDASVDDYFQTARYTDEAIETVFTRLKEMGLYDNSVIVLYGDHYGISDNHKKAMGQILGKDITPYESANLQRVPLFIHVPGMKGGINHTYGGQTDLLPTLLHLLGIDTKDYVQFGTDLFSEEHNEIVPFRNGDFVSPTIDSINEKFYDNRTGLPLDESQLERAEAMKKEAAYKLGLSDKVVNGDLLRFYTPKGYTPVDPSQYNYTKDVDVEVNE comes from the coding sequence ATGAGAAAACAACGGAGTGTGAAAGATTTTCTTTTACACAACTTTTTAGGAATCTATGCAGTCGCTGTCTTGATGTTATGGATGAAAACCTATATCGCGCAAACGACACAATTTGAATTAGGAGTGGAAGGGCCTCTTCAACAATTCCTGTTGTTGCTCAATCCGCTCGGTTCGGCATTGCTGTTTTTAGGGATTTCTTTTCTGTTTAAAGGAACGAGAAAATATACAGCACTTGTCATGATCTACACGCTCATGTCGATTCTCTTATATGCGAATATCGTCTATTACCGGTTTTTCAGTGATTTCATTACAATTCCTACCCTTATGCAAACGCAGAATTTCGGAGATTTGGGCGGAAGTGTTCTGTCCTTGCTAAAACCGTATGATATTTTGTTCTTTGTGGATGTATTTATCATGATGTACCTTCGATTTTCACGTAAGGTACAAAAAGAGACAAAACGGATTGGATCTAAAAAAGCGGCCGCCATTATTGCTGTCGCCTTAGTAATTTCTATCATCAATCTAGGACTCGCTGAATCGAGCCGTCCGCAACTGTTGACTCGAGGCTTTGATCGAAATTATATTGTGAAATACCTAGGGATGTATAATTACACGATTTACGACTCGGTGGAAACGGCGGCGGCCTCATCACGGCGGGCGCTCGCAGATAGTAGTGATGTTACAGAAGTGATCAACTACACAGAATCTGCTTACGCCAAACCGAATCCAACCTATTTTGGGGCAGCCAAAGGGATGAACGTCATCTATTTGCATCTAGAATCATTCCAAAACTTCCTGATCAACTACAAATTGAACGGTGAAGAAGTGACGCCTTTCTTGAATTCATTAACAAAAGACGAGAATACGGCGTATTTCGATAACTTCTTCCACCAAACGGGCCAAGGCAAAACGTCCGATGCGGAGTTCATGTTGGAGAACTCCATATTCGGGATGCCGCAAGGATCTGCTTTTATTACGAAAGCGCAAAATACGTACCAAGCCGCGCCAAGCATTTTAAAGGACCGTGGATATACATCCGCTGTCTTCCACGGCAATAACGGCAGCTTCTGGAATCGGAATACGATCTATAAAGCATTTGGGTACGATCATTTCTTCGATGCGAGTTATTATGATACGAGTGCCCCGATCGACATGGCCGAATACGGATTGTTGGACAAACCGTTCTATGAACAATCTGAAAGCCTGCTCGGTTCACTGCCGCAGCCGTTCTATGCGAAATTTATTACGGTTGGAAACCACTATCCGTATGCGATGGATCAAAGCTTAGTGACAATCGATAAAGCTCAGACTGGGGACGCCAGTGTGGACGATTATTTCCAAACTGCGCGTTATACGGACGAGGCGATTGAAACAGTTTTCACTCGATTAAAAGAAATGGGCTTATATGATAACTCGGTCATTGTTCTGTATGGCGACCATTATGGTATTTCAGACAATCATAAAAAAGCGATGGGCCAAATCTTGGGGAAAGACATTACGCCGTATGAAAGTGCGAACTTGCAGCGCGTCCCATTATTCATACATGTGCCTGGAATGAAAGGCGGCATCAACCACACGTATGGCGGCCAGACAGACCTTCTTCCGACGTTATTACATTTGCTTGGAATTGATACGAAAGACTATGTTCAATTCGGTACCGATTTATTCTCGGAAGAGCATAATGAAATTGTCCCATTTCGAAATGGCGATTTCGTCAGCCCGACGATTGATTCCATCAATGAAAAGTTTTATGATAATCGGACAGGCTTGCCGCTCGACGAAAGTCAATTGGAGCGTGCGGAAGCCATGAAAAAAGAAGCGGCTTATAAATTGGGGCTTTCTGATAAAGTTGTGAATGGCGACTTGTTGAGATTCTATACGCCAAAAGGATATACGCCCGTAGATCCATCCCAGTATAACTACACCAAAGATGTAGATGTAGAAGTAAACGAATGA
- a CDS encoding flavin reductase family protein: MLSIDPRANTERENYKLLIGSIIPRPIAFVTSLSEEGVLNGAPFSYFNIVSSNPPMISIAIQRLGGEQKDTARNIEKKQEFVVHIVDEENVESVNETAASLPPDESEIELARLTPVDSSNISVPGVKEAKIRMECILEHSLHLGDKERPGCDLIIGRVVRFHIADELYENGRIDANGLAAVSRLAGANYAKIGEIFAMKRPD; encoded by the coding sequence ATGCTTTCCATTGATCCGCGTGCAAATACGGAGAGGGAAAATTATAAACTTCTAATTGGAAGTATTATACCGAGGCCGATTGCATTCGTGACTTCATTGTCTGAAGAGGGGGTTCTAAACGGTGCTCCCTTTAGTTACTTTAATATCGTTTCGTCCAACCCTCCTATGATTTCTATAGCGATTCAACGTTTAGGCGGGGAACAGAAGGATACCGCTCGGAATATTGAGAAGAAGCAAGAATTTGTCGTCCATATTGTGGATGAAGAAAATGTGGAGTCGGTTAACGAAACAGCGGCGAGCCTTCCGCCGGATGAAAGTGAGATTGAGCTGGCGCGATTGACACCCGTTGACAGTTCCAACATATCTGTGCCAGGCGTAAAAGAAGCAAAGATTCGAATGGAGTGCATACTGGAGCATTCCTTGCATTTGGGTGATAAAGAGCGGCCCGGTTGTGATTTAATCATTGGGAGAGTTGTCCGATTCCATATTGCTGATGAGCTCTATGAAAACGGAAGAATTGATGCAAATGGTTTGGCGGCTGTCAGTCGACTGGCGGGTGCAAACTATGCGAAGATCGGTGAAATTTTTGCAATGAAACGTCCTGATTAA
- a CDS encoding AraC family transcriptional regulator, which yields MEGLQKMLDSIEYIERNLVEDLFIEDIAAAACMSKFHFQRMFHMLTGYTVSEYIRNRRITVATQELVHFRTKVIDVAMKFGYESPESFSKAFRKIHGISPSEAKKHSQALKAYPRLSFQIQVKGDVEMDYKIVEKETFPIVGKGIRTTTIGGENHQKIAEFWQEANQDGFTEELAKQGGPLGLLGVCMDFDKEQEHLTYMIAAEKQQIPTPSDWEERQIPSATWAVFPVHGAMPDAMPKVWDRIFSEWFPATGYEHSGGPELEVYLSDADPSSENYYSEIWIPIKK from the coding sequence ATGGAGGGCCTTCAAAAAATGCTCGATAGCATCGAGTACATCGAAAGGAATTTGGTTGAGGATCTGTTCATTGAGGATATTGCCGCTGCCGCCTGCATGTCCAAATTTCACTTTCAACGAATGTTCCATATGCTGACGGGATATACCGTCAGTGAATATATCCGAAATCGCCGTATCACGGTGGCAACACAGGAGCTGGTCCATTTCAGAACTAAAGTGATCGACGTGGCCATGAAGTTTGGATATGAAAGTCCGGAATCATTTTCAAAAGCATTCCGGAAAATTCATGGCATCAGTCCCTCTGAAGCTAAAAAGCATAGTCAAGCATTGAAGGCCTATCCTAGACTCTCTTTTCAAATACAGGTAAAGGGTGATGTGGAAATGGATTATAAAATCGTGGAAAAAGAGACGTTTCCTATTGTAGGAAAAGGCATTCGGACTACGACAATAGGCGGGGAGAATCACCAGAAGATAGCCGAATTCTGGCAGGAGGCCAATCAGGATGGTTTTACGGAAGAGCTTGCCAAACAGGGCGGCCCTCTCGGATTGCTCGGAGTTTGTATGGATTTTGATAAAGAACAGGAGCATCTCACCTATATGATCGCCGCAGAAAAACAGCAAATCCCAACTCCTTCCGATTGGGAAGAACGGCAAATTCCTTCCGCGACTTGGGCAGTGTTTCCCGTCCACGGCGCCATGCCTGATGCAATGCCCAAAGTATGGGATAGAATCTTTTCCGAATGGTTCCCCGCAACGGGATACGAGCATTCGGGCGGACCTGAACTGGAAGTCTACTTAAGCGATGCAGATCCTTCTTCCGAAAATTACTATAGTGAAATTTGGATTCCCATCAAAAAATAA
- a CDS encoding endonuclease MutS2 has protein sequence MNENTFDKLQFNELKEIVKSYCVSGLGKQLFDKLTPSSNLKVVQHRLTETSEARAILDAGGNVPFMGVTNIEHTIDKLGKGIILSPTELSGMSDFLRGCRRIKVFMAGKEFFAPTLSSYANSMTEFMEVEEEINSSIKNNQIDSDASKELKRVRHHIQTTEQKIKERLNKFLNSSANKNYIQESIVTIKDDRYTIPIKSSYKNQVQGTIVEISSKGSTVFMEPSVVGKLSLELATLKSEEAMLEYQILATLTGLVNENIQAIHINIELISQYDMIFAKAKHSKHVDGIEPNINDHGYIKLINCKHPLLSGHVIPLQFQIGDSYRSLIITGPNAGGKTIVLKTIGLVTLATMSGFHITASKESEIAVFDRIFVDIGDNQSLENALSTFSSHMKNLSEILRSVNNNTLLLFDEIGSGTEPNEGAALAISLLEEFYLKGCITVATTHYGEIKRFSEMHSDFMNAAMQFNHETLEPLFKLLIGQSGDSNALWISRKMNVPEHVLKRAEDYIKNKEYRLERLHESKIRRPKEAAEKAKNNIDYQKGDRVKLLDHDDFGLVYKEKDDYYNVTVYYQNQLIEVNEKRLALELKAEELYPEGYDLDTLFSDFKTRKLNHDIERGSKKALRKIQKEIRENK, from the coding sequence ATGAATGAAAATACGTTTGACAAATTACAGTTCAATGAACTAAAAGAGATCGTAAAATCTTATTGCGTCAGCGGGCTAGGCAAACAACTATTTGATAAATTAACTCCGAGTTCCAACTTGAAAGTAGTCCAGCATCGGTTGACCGAAACATCTGAAGCGCGTGCCATTCTGGACGCGGGAGGAAACGTGCCTTTCATGGGCGTGACCAACATCGAGCATACGATTGACAAATTGGGAAAAGGTATCATTTTATCCCCAACAGAGCTTTCCGGCATGTCCGATTTTTTAAGAGGTTGCCGGCGGATAAAAGTATTCATGGCCGGTAAAGAATTTTTTGCTCCAACCTTATCGTCCTACGCGAATTCCATGACAGAATTCATGGAGGTAGAAGAGGAAATCAACTCTTCCATCAAAAATAATCAGATCGACTCGGACGCCAGCAAAGAACTTAAACGTGTTCGTCATCATATCCAAACAACTGAACAAAAAATAAAGGAACGATTAAATAAGTTTTTAAACAGCAGTGCAAATAAAAACTACATTCAGGAATCTATCGTTACGATTAAAGATGATCGCTATACAATCCCGATTAAGTCCTCATATAAAAATCAAGTACAGGGAACGATAGTGGAAATATCTTCAAAAGGTTCAACCGTCTTTATGGAACCAAGTGTGGTGGGAAAATTAAGTCTTGAATTGGCAACGTTAAAATCGGAAGAGGCTATGTTGGAATATCAAATACTGGCTACTTTAACAGGGCTAGTGAATGAAAATATTCAAGCCATTCATATTAATATCGAGCTCATATCCCAGTACGATATGATTTTCGCCAAAGCGAAACATAGCAAACATGTGGATGGAATTGAGCCAAACATTAATGATCATGGATATATAAAGTTAATCAATTGCAAGCATCCATTGCTATCGGGTCATGTTATACCACTTCAGTTTCAGATCGGGGACAGTTATCGCAGCTTAATCATCACTGGACCGAACGCCGGGGGGAAAACGATTGTGCTGAAGACAATTGGCCTTGTCACTCTGGCAACGATGTCCGGCTTTCATATTACAGCTTCGAAAGAATCCGAAATAGCCGTATTTGACCGCATCTTTGTAGATATTGGGGACAATCAGAGCTTGGAAAATGCGCTTAGCACGTTCTCATCTCATATGAAGAACTTATCCGAGATACTTCGGTCAGTAAACAACAATACCCTTCTCCTGTTTGACGAGATCGGCAGTGGGACAGAACCAAATGAAGGTGCAGCGTTGGCGATTTCCCTGTTGGAAGAGTTTTATCTAAAAGGATGCATTACTGTTGCGACAACGCATTATGGAGAGATTAAACGTTTTTCCGAAATGCATAGTGACTTCATGAACGCTGCGATGCAGTTTAATCATGAAACATTGGAACCATTATTTAAACTTCTCATAGGACAGTCCGGAGACAGTAATGCCTTATGGATCTCCAGAAAAATGAATGTCCCGGAACATGTGTTAAAAAGAGCAGAGGATTATATAAAAAATAAAGAATATCGCTTGGAACGTTTACACGAAAGCAAAATCCGAAGACCGAAAGAAGCTGCTGAAAAAGCAAAAAATAATATCGACTATCAAAAAGGGGACCGTGTAAAACTGCTTGACCACGATGACTTTGGTCTCGTGTACAAAGAAAAGGATGACTATTACAACGTCACGGTGTATTATCAAAATCAATTGATAGAAGTGAACGAAAAACGGTTGGCACTGGAGCTAAAAGCGGAAGAGCTATATCCGGAAGGCTATGACTTGGACACCTTATTTAGTGATTTTAAAACAAGAAAACTGAATCATGATATAGAGCGGGGATCGAAAAAAGCCCTTCGGAAAATCCAGAAAGAAATTCGCGAGAACAAGTAA